From the genome of Suricata suricatta isolate VVHF042 chromosome 3, meerkat_22Aug2017_6uvM2_HiC, whole genome shotgun sequence, one region includes:
- the PPFIA4 gene encoding liprin-alpha-4, whose translation MCEVMPTINEGDPLGPPHGADADANFEQLMVNMLDEREKLLESLRESQETLAATQSRLQDALHERDQLQRHLNSALPQEFATLTRELSMCREQLLEREEEISELKAERNNTRLLLEHLECLVSRHERSLRMTVVKRQAQSPSGVSSEVEVLKALKSLFEHHKALDEKVRERLRAALERVTTLEEQLAGAHQQVSALQQGAGVRDGAAEEEGAVELGPKRLRKDDTGRVEELQELLEKQNFELSQARERLVTLTATVTELEEDLGTARRDLIKSEELSSKHQRDLREALAQKEDMEERITTLEKRYLAAQREATSIHDLNDKLENELANKESLHRQCEEKARHLQELLEVAEQKLQQTMRKAETLPEVEAELAQRIAALTKAEERHGNIEEHLRQLEGQLEEKNQELARVRQREKMNEDHNKRLSDTVDRLLSESNERLQLHLKERMAALEEKNTLIQELESSQRQIEEQHHHKGRLSEEIEKLRQEVDQLKGRGGPFVDGVHSRSHMGSAADVRFSLSTATHAPSGLHRRYSALREESAKGWEPSPLPGVLAPTATPAFDSDPEISDVDEDEPGVLVSSVDVVSPSGHSDAQTLAMMLQEQLDAINEEIRMIQEEKESTELRAEEIETRVTSGSMEALNLTQLRKRGSIPTSLTALSLASASPPLSGRSTPKLTSRSAAQDLDRMGVMTLPSDLRKHRRKLLSPVSREENREDKATIKCETSPPSSPRTLRLEKLGHPALSQEEGKSALEDQGSNPSSSNSSQDSLHKGAKRKGIKSSIGRLFGKKEKGRLIQLSRDGATGHVMLIDSELGLQEPMVPAKLGTQAEKDRRLKKKHQLLEDARRKGMPFAQWDGPTVVSWLELWVGMPAWYVAACRANVKSGAIMSALSDTEIQREIGISNALHRLKLRLAIQEMVSLTSPSAPPTSRTSSGNVWVTHEEMETLTTPTKTDSEEGSWAQTLAYGDMNHEWIGNEWLPSLGLPQYRSYFMECLVDARMLDHLTKKDLRVHLKMVDSFHRTSLQYGIMCLKRLNYDRKELEKRREESQHEIKDVLVWTNDQVVHWVQSIGLREYAGNLQESGVHGALLALDENFDHNTLALVLQIPTQNTQARQVMEREFNNLLALGTDRKLDDVSTWL comes from the exons GAATTTGCCACCTTAACCCGGGAGCTGAGCATGTGTCGGGAGCAACTTctagaaagggaggaagagataTCAGAGCTGAAAGCAGAGCGGAATAACACAAGG tTGCTTCTGGAACATCTGGAGTGCCTGGTGTCCCGCCATGAGCGGTCGCTGCGGATGACTGTGGTCAAGCGCCAGGCCCAGTCACCTTCAGGGGTCTCCAGTGAGGTGGAGGTGCTGAAGGCTCTCAAGTCACTGTTTGAGCACCACAAGGCCCTGGATGAAAAG GTGCGGGAGCGGCTCCGAGCAGCCCTGGAGCGCGTTACCACCTTGGAAGAGCAGCTGGCGGGGGCCCACCAGCAG GTGTCTGCCCTGCAGCAGGGAGCAGGGGTTCGGGATGGAGCGGCAGAAGAGGAGGGGGCCGTGGAACTGGGACCAAAGCGCCTGCGAAAG GATGACACGGGCCGGGTAGAGGAACTACAGGAGCTCCTGGAGAAGCAGAACTTTGAGTTGAGCCAGGCCCGGGAGCGACTGGTCACTCTGACAGCAACCGTGACTGAGCTGGAGGAGGACCTGGGCACGGCCCGCCGGGACCTCATCAAGTCAGAGGAGCTAAGCAGCAAGCACCAGCGGGACCTCCGGGAG GCTCTGGCCCAGAAAGAGGACATGGAGGAGAGAATCACGACACTAGAGAAGCGCTACCTGGCTGCTCAGCGTGAGGCCACATCCATCCATGACCTCAATGACAAACTGGAGAACGAGCTGGCCAATAAGGAGTCCCTGCACCGTCAG TGTGAGGAGAAGGCCCGACACCTGCAGGAGCTACTGGAGGTGGCGGAGCAGAAGCTGCAGCAGACCATGCGCAAGGCCGAGACACTGCCGGAGGTGGAGGCTGAGCTGGCTCAGAGAATCGCGGCCCTCACCAAG GCTGAAGAAAGGCATGGCAACATTGAGGAACACCTGCGGCAGCTGGAGGGGCAGCTGGAGGAGAAGAACCAGGAGCTGGCAAGG GTGCGCCAGCGGGAGAAGATGAATGAGGACCACAACAAGCGGCTGTCGGACACCGTGGACCGGCTGCTTAGCGAGTCCAACGAGCGCCTGCAGCTGCACCTCAAGGAGCGAATGGCGGCCCTGGAGGAGAAG AATACGTTGATCCAGGAGCTGGAGAGCTCCCAGCGGCAGATCGAGGAGCAGCACCATCACAAG GGCCGCCTGTCTGAAGAGATTGAGAAGCTGCGCCAAGAGGTGGACCAGCTGAAGGGTCGAGGGGGGCCGTTTGTGGATGGCGTCCACTCCAG GTCACATATGGGCAGCGCAGCAGACGTGCGGTTCTCCTTGAGCacagccacccacgcaccctcgGGTCTGCATCGCCGCTACTCGGCACTGCGGGAGGAGTCTGCCaag GGCTGGGAGCCCTCTCCACTGCCTGGGGTGCTGGCCCCCACAGCCACCCCTGCCTTTGACAGTGACCCTGAGATCTCCGACGTGGATGAGGACGAGCCAGGGGTTCTGGTGAGCTCCGTGGATGTTGTCTCCCCCAGTGGCCACTCGGATGCCCAGACCCTGGCCATGATGCTGCAGGAGCAGCTGGATGCCATCAACGAAGAGATCag GATGatccaggaagagaaagagtccACCGAGCTCCGTGCCGAGGAGATTGAGACCCGCGTGACCAGCGGCAGCATGGAGGCCTTAAACCTGACCCAGCTGCGCAAGCGCGGTTCCATCCCCACCTCTCTGACCGCCTTGTCCCTGGCCAGCGCGTCCCCTCCGCTCAGCGGCCGCTCCACACCTAAGCTCACCTCCCGCAGTGCAGCCCAGGACCTGGACCGCATGGGGGTCATGACCTTG CCCAGTGACTTAAGAAAGCATAGGAGGAAGCTGCTG TCGCCAGTGTCTCGGGAAGAGAACCGGGAGGATAAAGCCACCATAAAATGTGAgacttctcctccttcctcacccAGGACGCTGCGGCTAGAGAAGCTTGGCCACCCAGCCCTGAGCCAGGAAGAAGGCAAAAG TGCTTTGGAGGATCAGGGCAGCAACcccagcagcagcaacagcagccaGGACTCCTTGCACAAGGGTGCCAAGCGCAAGGGCATCAAGTCATCCATCGGCCGTCTGTtcgggaagaaggagaagggccGGCTCATCCAGCTGAGCCGAGATGGAGCCACGGGCCATG TTATGCTGATAGACTCTGAGCTTGGTCTGCAGGAGCCCATGGTGCCTGCCAAGCTGGGgacccaggcagagaaggaccggCGACTGAAGAAGAA ACACCAGCTGCTTGAAGATGCTCGCAGGAAAGGAATGCCCTTTGCCCAGTGGGATGGCCCTACTGTGGTCTCCTGGCTGGAG CTCTGGGTGGGGATGCCTGCCTGGTACGTGGCAGCCTGCCGGGCCAACGTCAAGAGTGGGGCCATCATGTCGGCCCTGTCGGACACAGAGATCCAGCGTGAGATTGGCATCAGCAACGCCCTGCACCGGCTCAAGCTCCGGCTGGCCATCCAGGAGATGGTGTCGCTGACCAGCCCCTCCGCCCCGCCCACCTCCAGGACT TCTTCTGGAAATGTCTGGGTCACCCATGAAGAGATGGAAACTCTGACAACACCCACTAAAACA GACAGTGAGGAGGGCAGCTGGGCTCAG ACCCTGGCCTATGGGGACATGAACCACGAGTGGATCGGGAACGAATGgctgcccagcctggggctcccccAGTACCGCAGCTACTTCATGGAGTGCCTGGTGGACGCGCGCATGCTGGACCACCTCACCAAGAAGGACCTGCGGGTCCATCTGAAGATGGTGGACAGCTTTCACCG AACCAGTCTTCAGTATGGCATCATGTGTCTGAAGAGGCTGAATTATGACCGAAAGGAGCTGGAGAAAAGGCGGGAGGAAAGCCAGCATGAGATCAAGG ATGTGCTGGTCTGGACCAACGACCAGGTGGTTCACTGGGTCCAGTCCATTGGGCTCCGGGAATATGCGGGAAATCTCCAGGAGAGCGGTGTGCACGGTGCCCTGCTGGCCCTGGATGAGAACTTTGACCACAACACGCTGGCCCTGGTCCTCCAGATCCCCACACAGAACACGCAG gCACGCCAGGTGATGGAAAGAGAGTTCAACAACCTGCTGGCCTTGGGCACAGACCGGAAACTGGATGATGTGAGTACTTGGTTGTGA